The nucleotide window CCTCTGACAGTTTCAAGTGTCCATGGGACAGTCCCTACAGTTAATAGAATCTGTGATGACCCAACTATCAAGGCCATCTCTTTTGTAGGGAGCGACAAAGCTGGTACGCATATCTACAATAGGTATGCCATCAGACGACCAATTGTCACAGATCATAGATACTGACTAGGCTTCGCTTAGAGCTATTGTTCAGGGCAAACGGGTGCAGGCAAACTTGGGTGCTAAAAACCATGCTATCATTATGCCTGATGGTGAGAAAACAAGTGCGAAGGGGTACAGTGAGACTGATTATTGTTTTAGCGAATAAAAACCTTGCTCTTAACTCTGTGGCTGGTGCTGCTTTCGGCGCTGCCGGTCAGCGATGTATGGCCCTATCTGTTGGTGCGTCTCGGGCGATGCGGGACCGGAGTCATTTGCTGATATCCCCTGTCGGACAGCCATCTTTGTGGGCACGGCCCGGGAGATGATCCCTGAGCTCATTGAGAGAGCAAAGGGTTTGAAGGTGACTGGGGGATTCGAGAAAGATGCAGACCTGTGAGTTGTGATGAGTGATTGTAGTTCATTGGCCGAATTGACGTTGTCGGTTTAGCGGTCCTGTTATTTCGCCCCAGGCGAAGAAGCGTATTGAAGATTTTATTGGCTcagtggaagaagaaggaggaaagatCCTTTTGGACGGACGTGGTTGCAAAGTGTCCGAGTATCCTGACGGCAGCTTTGTCGCTCCTACCATTGTTGAAGCCGTAACTACAATGAAAGTTTACAAGTGAGTCGCTGATGTATATGGGAGAGCAGCGCCCTGATAGATTGTAGGAACGAGGTCTTTGGCCCGGTCTTGACCATCGTTGAAGCTGATACCCTTGACGATGCTATCGCTATCATCAACGCCAACAAATAGTGCGTTATTTCCCGTATATGTGATCCACAGTTTGCTGAATGTCTTGATAGTGGTAACGGTGcctccatcttcaccaACTCTGGATCCACCGCTCGTAAATTCGAGATGGAAGCTGAACCAGGACAAATCGGTATCAATGTTGCTGTACCTGTTCCACTTCCTATGTTCGGATGGTCAGGTAACAAAGGTTCAGCCAAAGGTGACATCCCGTTCTACGGGAAAAGTGGTTTGGACTTTTACACCTATAAGAAGACAACCACAAGCCTCTGGCCTGCTGCTGATGCCGTTGGTAATAGAGTAAGTGTCAAGTTTTCTGGTTATATTTTTCTGATTTTTTCCATGTTATAGGCAAGTGTCCACATGCCGCAGATTCATTGATTGAAGGGACATGCCGCAGATCCATTGATTGACGGGACAGTTGCCGGCACTGTCATTGTATGTTGTCCATTGTAGTCAATAACGAATGTGTGTTATTATCAATGAGAATGGAGGGACCAGATTCAGTACAAATATGTATTTTTTACTTGCTCTATGCGAGAGCGATTGCACAGAGTTCTGCGCTCTGTTCAGATTTGTGAGAGATGTAGCCCAGTATAGTTGTTGCTGCATGTACATCAAGATAGCAGTGAAAGTCCGTTACTACTTTCTATATGAGTGATTGATAGGATTACCGAGTCCCTGTCAATTCCTGGAGATATCTCCGCCTCAGCAtattctcttcctccagcaGCAAAAGCCGCGCTTTTGCCATTATATATCTAGCCTGCCACCGACTTCTGCCTAGAACATCTACCATCCCGCCCTCGGGATCTTCAGGATCCTCTGTTGTGTGTGTGATTTCCGGGACAAGAGGTGGCACGGTATTCTCCAGGTCCTCCATCGGAACGTCCGCATCAAGGGATTTTGATGTATTTGTCAGATACTCTCGCACCCTTATCCTGTATTCAGTTTCGTCTTCACCATCCAGTCGTAAAGGCCTTGCAATAGGGTCATCAAGAGGATCGGCTACTAGTTCTTCCAGCACCACTTGGccccttttttcttcgacgtcttcctcctttgtATAATTGGGGAATAAACGATGTCTCGGGAATTTACGCCTAGCCTCTCTCAAAGCTTCTACTTCATCGTCCCCTTCTGGAAGAATAGGCCATCGTGACCGAAGGCGAGGGATAAGCTCTGCCAGTTCGGGGTCTAGTATCAAATCCTCGTCGGGCGCTGAGACGGGAGGTATAGGAGGCGATGGTGAAAGGGTaagtggtggtggcgggACAGACTTTGATTTAGGCTTGGAGCTGATAGCGGGAGTAGGCGTGGAAACATCAGAAGGGGTGGGAGCGACACCCTTGGCTTTACCCTTACTTTTACCGGTCCCCGGTGTAGCCTTGGTTTTGCCCTTTGCACCTTTTGTGGGTTTGGCGCCATTGGGATTTGTGACATCAGCGTGTACTGTACGTTTGTGCTTATTAAGAGCGTCTGTACGTGCGAATGCTTTGTTACATCCTATTGTCTCCGGAAGGTCAGTAACGAGACGCAGAATTGGAATGGTACCCAAAGACGTACCGGGTATCGTACAGCTGTACGGTCTTTCGCCCGTATGGCCTCGAATATGGGTCAAGAGTAATGACCGACCTTGCTTGTGTCCGACACGACTGCAAGTCCGCCATTCACAGGCATACTCCTTGGAAGCATTGATGTGATCTTATGATGCCCGAGGGTCAGAATATCCAAACCGCCTGGCATTGTAACTCATCGCACTCACCCTTAACGTGGCCATAAAACTCTTGCTTGGAGTCAAACTCATCTTTACATTCCCCCCACTGGCATTTCTGCTTCTCCGGCTCACCATTTTTCTCCTCTGCGCCTTCTTGCACATCGTCATCTCCCAGCAACtcatcaatctcctcatccacatccacatGTCCCTCCACACTTGGAGCAGGTGAACCACCCGCATGGCTCCCTCCTGCTTTCGGATGCGGGTTATTTTCTGTTACCCACTGCGGGCCTGGAGATGAATTGAGTTGCTGAGAGGCGACGCGTTCCATAACGGGATTTTTGGACggggagatgatgatagaTGGGGCTTTTAGAGGTGATGATTGTGGCTGCGAGGGTTCGACTGTATGGGTCGATGCGGAAGGGGACGTTGAGGGAAGAGACGATGTTGTTGAGACCATTGCAAGGACGATTGGGGAgctgaagatgatgagtCGTTGTATACGCTATTCTCCATTTACTCCATTTACCCACCGGTAACAAAACCAACGGCAAGACATTCGCTTCACAACATGAAATTGTCCGGACACTCACTCTGCATCCGGACGGTACCTTGCTATCACATCAACTGGTCTATATTATCATATGCATACGCGAAATCGTGAGCATTGCATCGCGCTACATACATTATACATTTTGCGTCCTAATCATACAAAAAGTGCAGACTATTGCAGACTAAAAGTACTTTGACAGGGTGACATGAATTCAACAACGAACTCGAACAACCATAGTTCCCGTGTATTTCTAGAACTTAGTGATGCTGTTTCGCTTGATGTCTCTTGAGGGCATCCATTCTTTGTTATATAGATTAGCCCGCAAATCGGCAGGATATCAATTCTTTTAtaaaaaaggaaaaagaactCACCTCGTAAAACTCTCTCCGCAGGTATCACAAACAACCTTGGGCTTATCCTTGATTGTCTTCCAAAGTACAGCCTTGTCTTCCGGTAATTTACCTTCCATTACCAACTCGCCTTCGCGCCTAGCATGTCGAGCCATATGCCGAGGAAGATCGTATTTGCGTGTGAATACATCTGTACAACGATTATAAGGCTACGGTTGGGTGTCAGCTTGATGACAAGACATTTCAggtaaaaaaaaaaccgTACAGGTAATGGATTCACATAATCACACTGCACACCACCTGGAGGTACAGCCGCTGGTTTTCTCCCACCTTTTGCTGTTCCGTTTGGCGAATCTCCAACCTTGCGAACCTTTTTGATTGTTCCTTGCTTTGTGACTCCACCAGGGGCGGAAGACAAGGCGGTATTCGTGGTGACTGCTCTGCCCCTCGCACCACCCGTGCCCGGCCTgccccttccccttccacGCGCAACCGGTCGACCACGTCTGGCGCCTGATCCGTATTCACTATCATGATCGCTCACTGGACCTTCAGACGTCGACGGGGAGCGGTAATCGCTCGTCGGATCTTCCGCGATcgcctcttcatcctcctcgacTTTTTCGTTTCTAGTCGCATtatccatctccatctccatctccatttccatttcctccatCTGCACCTCACTCCTTCGCCTCTTTCTCGGCGGGCCGGTGGTAGGTGGTGTCCCGCCACCATCCTTGCCTTCATCTTGCGATACACCAAcaggcggaggaggtcCCGCTGGAATCCCACTCGCGCGCCATTTATCAACAGCCTCTGCACCTGCTTTACGTTTCCCTTTATGGTCAAACGCCACATCACGCGGCATGTTGGGCTGCTGATTGATTTCATGTCCATGCCCATGTCCATGTCCATGCCCATGGGCCGCTTGCCATAGGAGATCGAGACCGCTTTGGGCGGACTGTGATGATGTGGACGGCGATCGATCCCGGGCGTGACCCACCGTTTGgccatcgtcatcttcatcggGTGATTCAGAAGCGGGAGCGGTCGTCCACGAGGGATGAGAAGAGGTGTTCAGTGGAGGAGTTGTTGCGGCCGATGCGCCAAACGGAAGAGAATGCTGATGCTGTAAAGGCGCATGTTCGGATGGACCGATTGATGGATGTTGGGACGAGGTCGGTCTTGTACTTGTACCTGAGGGAGGAGGCATACGGCTGCCGGACGGGACCCGGTCCTTTTCTTGTCGATTAAACATGGTTCCGGGAGTGCCAATGTAGGTGGGGGGGTGTTGCCATTGGTTCGCAGGGACCCACTCAACAGTGGGAATACACCAATCGGATTCTTCAGAACTTGTACTTGCAGCGTCTGTTAGACTAGAGCTGGTCGAAGACTGTCTCGTCACTGTCGGATTCTGATGCGGCGTGACAAAGTTGGCAGAGTTGCGGGGTAGCTGTCCAAACATCTCGGGATAAGCAAGGCCCAAAGGCATCGGACCTTGGAAGACGGTGGCGGTATTGTTCAGCTGTCGGACGGCTTCGTCCGCTTTAGCCAGCAGAGCAGCTTGGCGGGCAGCAAGTTCCGGGTCAAAATGGTTGCCGTTCCCGCCAAAGTAACCTGGCCCTGCACCGGCCACAAAAGGTGAGTAGGCCATGGGACTGGTCTCTGGAGAATGACGGAATACGGGAAACCCTTCGGGTCCGTAACTCGCGCCTAGATGGGGTGACGGGACAGGATGCTGAGAATTGGATGAATCTGTAGAGCTCGTATAGGACCGTTGCTTTGTATGATCCCGTTTCGTatctccaccaccacccgGTCCTTGGCCCACACCGTCACCACCCCGGTCATGCGTTGTATCTTTTATTGAATTTGTCCCGGACGGTGGAGGCACACTGCCATCATTCGACACTGGCGAGCGTACGTTGAGCCCATCCATATCCGATGCCAACTGGTGTGCCCTGCCAGCCTTTGGTGTCCGCGTGCCCTGTGAACTGGGCGATAACGGCACACTCTTCATACGCGGACTGCCGGCATCGCTGGCAAGTGTCGAGGCATTTGAGCCTCTGGAAAGCACTCTTGTGAGGAGGTATGGTGGCTCTGCAGGGGAAGCGCTTACATCAGCGACGGCATCTAATCCCATGGCAACATCAGACGGGCTGTCTGTGAGAACTCGGGAAAGGGGGGCAAATGCGTCTGTATGTTTCGTGCGGGGCGACTTGGGGGAGTGGGGTGGTCCGGGCGAGCGCAGTTGTCTCGGCGAGATTGCGGGTGGTGGAAGAGACCGGGTGGAGACCATGGCGGGTGATGGAGGGACGGAGGATACCgatcagcagcagcagagtCACCGCTGGCTCGGCGGGTAGTGGAGATGGGAAATGCGACTAGCGGGTTAGAAAGGAGGGCAGAATGGCTAGTGAGTGCAATGGGCGTGTGCGATTGGCGGCGAATGGTGGAGGGATAGAGCGAggtaggaaggaagaatgaatACACGTGTTTTCGGCTGATGATGGAGTTGAGGAGTTGGGCTCGGCATCGTCGCAAATCAGGCACAGGTGGCAaattcctcttcctcctcctcctc belongs to Cryptococcus decagattii chromosome 12, complete sequence and includes:
- a CDS encoding methylmalonate-semialdehyde dehydrogenase (acylating): MIPLIRRPLQLRAYASAAFASTSSNSKLSPLALKAAEEVSSKWKGTTANGGKTKLYIGGEFLDSKTDTWLEVRDPSSQTLINTVPETTPDEFTAAVDAASQAFKTWSKTGIMRRQRAMFELQHLIRQHAPEIANSIVLEQGKTYVDALGDVNRGLQVVESATAITSTLLGDKLEVANDMDTYVRRLPLGVAATISPFNFPAMIVLWSAALATVTGNTLIVKPSERDPGATMIIAELCERAGLPPGVINVVHGTVPTVNRICDDPTIKAISFVGSDKAGTHIYNRAIVQGKRVQANLGAKNHAIIMPDANKNLALNSVAGAAFGAAGQRCMALSVAIFVGTAREMIPELIERAKGLKVTGGFEKDADLGPVISPQAKKRIEDFIGSVEEEGGKILLDGRGCKVSEYPDGSFVAPTIVEAVTTMKVYKNEVFGPVLTIVEADTLDDAIAIINANKYGNGASIFTNSGSTARKFEMEAEPGQIGINVAVPVPLPMFGWSGNKGSAKGDIPFYGKSGLDFYTYKKTTTSLWPAADAVGNRASVHMPQIH